The Saccopteryx leptura isolate mSacLep1 chromosome 2, mSacLep1_pri_phased_curated, whole genome shotgun sequence genome has a window encoding:
- the LOC136393415 gene encoding transmembrane epididymal protein 1-like, which yields MGKFNGHVYPGLYLFSYGLYQATVVFKAIIVNDPLLHPSCPPRDKGRWARLWDISYRGWMKIMTGSILTVYVVFCLDDGTVFMNKNQPPRFMYPKEWQHLTMFTLLTLSGCVDVMSKNLLPQRCVLLEKGALVLIFYLLLTLFVSHVQNSTGVELQVHCLLMLVVFLLMLVLTIELWAPDTFHLSLIETFLFLMMGSWLVQAGFILYRPVTGYPWQDDDISDIMFVTTFFCWHGMVNALCLLGLYGISSFWHRCYSPSSKLTRSKEALYYTGTEGPLYKLLPEMGPSEKEDQARLLAESSP from the coding sequence ATGGGAAAGTTCAATGGTCATGTATATCCTGGGCTATATCTTTTCTCTTATGGACTGTATCAGGCAACAGTGGTCTTTAAAGCCATAATAGTCAATGACCCTCTCCTGCATCCTTCATGCCCTCCCAGGGATAAGGGAAGATGGGCCAGGCTGTGGGACATATCCTACAGAGGTTGGATGAAGATCATGACTGGCTCCATCTTAACAGTTTATGTGGTCTTCTGTCTTGATGATGGGACGGTATTTATGAACAAGAACCAGCCACCAAGATTTATGTACCCCAAAGAGTGGCAGCACCTCACCATgttcaccctcctcaccctcagtGGCTGCGTAGATGTCATGAGCAAGAACTTGTTGCCTCAGAGATGTGTGCTTCTAGAAAAAGGTGCCCTGGTGTTGATCTTCTATCTGCTCCTGACACTGTTTGTGTCACATGTTCAAAATTCAACAGGAGTGGAGCTGCAGGTTCACTGTCTGCTCATGCTGGTGGTGTTCCTGCTGATGCTGGTGTTGACCATAGAGCTGTGGGCTCCCGACACGTTTCACCTCTCACTGATCGAGACCTTCCTGTTTCTGATGATGGGGTCCTGGCTGGTGCAGGCGGGCTTCATTCTCTACAGACCCGTCACCGGCTACCCATGGCAGGACGATGACATCAGTGACATCATGTTCGTCACCACTTTCTTCTGCTGGCATGGGATGGTCAACGCTCTGTGCCTGTTGGGACTCTATGGCATCTCTTCCTTTTGGCATCGCTGTTACAGTCCCAGCTCGAAGCTGACAAGGTCCAAAGAAGCTCTGTATTATACGGGCACTGAAGGACCTCTCTACAAATTGCTGCCGGAAATGGGGCCCTCAGAGAAAGAGGACCAGGCTCGTCTGCTCGCAGAGAGTTCACCCTGA
- the LOC136393414 gene encoding transmembrane epididymal protein 1A-like, whose amino-acid sequence MGSFIGHVYPGLFLFSYGLYQAIVVFKAIIVNDSLLHPSCPPRNKGRWARLWEISYKGLLKTVTGSILIAYEISCTRGGFTLMNREMPPRFMYPKEWQHLTMFTLLILSGCVDVMSENLLPQRCVLLEKGGLVLTCYVLLMLLASHVQDSTGVELQVHCLLMLVVFLLMLVLTIELWAPDTFHLSLIETFLFLMMGSWLVQAGFILYRPVTGYPWQDDDISDIMFVTTFFCWHGMVNALCLLGLYGISSFWHRCYSPSSKLTRSKEALYYTGTEGPLYKLLPEMGPSEKEDQARLLAESSP is encoded by the coding sequence ATGGGAAGCTTTATCGGCCATGTGTACCCAGGGCTGTTTCTATTTTCATACGGGCTGTATCAGGCAATAGTGGTCTTTAAAGCCATAATAGTCAATGACTCTCTCCTGCATCCTTCATGCCCTCCCAGGAATAAGGGAAGATGGGCCAGGCTGTGGGAAATATCCTACAAAGgtttgttgaagacagtgactgGATCCATCCTGATAGCTTATGAGATCAGCTGCACTAGAGGAGGGTTCACATTGATGAACAGGGAAATGCCACCAAGGTTTATGTACCCCAAAGAGTGGCAGCACCTCACCATGTTCACCCTCCTTATCCTCAGTGGCTGCGTAGATGTCATGAGCGAGAACTTGCTGCCTCAGAGATGTGTGCTTCTAGAAAAAGGTGGCCTGGTGCTGACCTGCTATGTGCTTCTGATGCTGCTGGCATCACATGTTCAAGATTCAACAGGAGTGGAGCTGCAGGTTCACTGTCTGCTCATGCTGGTGGTGTTCCTGCTGATGCTGGTGTTGACCATAGAGCTGTGGGCTCCCGACACGTTTCACCTCTCACTGATCGAGACCTTCCTGTTTCTGATGATGGGGTCCTGGCTGGTGCAGGCGGGCTTCATTCTCTACAGACCCGTCACCGGCTACCCGTGGCAGGACGATGACATCAGCGACATCATGTTCGTCACCACTTTCTTCTGCTGGCATGGGATGGTCAATGCTCTGTGCCTGTTGGGACTCTATGGCATCTCTTCCTTTTGGCATCGCTGTTACAGTCCCAGCTCGAAGCTGACAAGGTCCAAAGAAGCTCTGTATTATACGGGGACTGAAGGACCTCTCTACAAATTGCTGCCGGAAATGGGGCCCTCAGAGAAAGAGGACCAGGCTCGTCTGCTCGCAGAGAGCTCACCCTGA